A window of Agelaius phoeniceus isolate bAgePho1 chromosome 25, bAgePho1.hap1, whole genome shotgun sequence genomic DNA:
TGCTTCTCCTGGGTCCAAGTACTTCTCCTCACACTCCTTGATCTGCCTCAAACTTAGGCAATTCCTCACTGAGGAACTTTTTAAAATCTCAGTGAATTGCCATGTTTTCCTCATATGAGGCAGAAGATCAAGAAGAGATAAATAGTTCCCCAATACACTGTGTGTTTAGCATGTATGTGTGTGACATACTTACACATATCCACGTATTTAACTCCACAGCAGCAATGATTTGGTTCCATATTTGCAGCCAAGGAAAACTAGCCACAGCTAGTGGGTAAAATCCAGGTCAGTCAGACTTAACTGACACAGATGGGGAACAAAATTATTGCTTTTGTTTAAAGTTGAAGATCCCATTTACAGGTGTTGCAAAAAACCTGTACTGGATGGATGAGTTACTTTTTCAAGTAATAGTGAGATCTTTGCCAAGTAACAGAAAGATCCTTTTCTCAGAAGTTCTACACACAACAGTAGAATGCTTGAAGAGCTTGAAAATTCCAGGTGATTCACCAGAAACCAGAGCTGAGCCATGTAAAGCACACAGGCGTCTTGgcaggaaagcagaaagaaCTATATGGACAAGGAATACTGACAGAGAAGTAATCTGGATAACATCACAACTAAATTTTATCCCAAGAAACTCCTGTGTGCTTCCTCAAGTagctggagctgtgtcctgAAGGACATAGCCTGGCTGGCTGCACCAGTCTGGTGGTCACCTGGCAGAATCTGTAGCACATTTGCTAACTTACCTTAGCAAATGGAAagaattaaaaggaaaaccagTGTTGGTTTCAACATTCAGGACTCAGAAGAATTTGTTTCTGCAGCTAGATGTTCCCCTCCTCACCTTTTCCCGAGAATCACATTCATATTGCAGGCTTAGTTCAGGCACTTTTATAAAATGTTCATCTGGAATAAAAAGTctgcaaaaattatttctgcataATTTAAAAGTAGCATTTCAGTCCCATTAGAGGTTGATAGGTCCCACCACATGATCATGGTTGTTATCTCTAATGATTTGACTGCTGCCATGAGACATTTGGAGGCTACTGTATAGCTGTAGTTAAGGTTTCTtcataaacaaaaatattttcctacctattaaaaaggaaaaaaaaaaatactaaatgcTTTATACAGACAGAATCTGCTACTATGGAAATAAATAACATGGAGTGGAAAAACAGTGTCTTAGCTGCAGGGTAAGCTAAGCTGTGGAATGTCACATTCCCATTTTCTGGAGACTAGCTGCTGCTTGGCAGGAGGATCTCCAGGTCCTTGCCATTTGACACGAcggtgctgctggagcagctacTGGCCACGTCCATGGGGGCACCCAGGGAGGAGGCCTGGGAGGCTTTgctgagaggagcaggagcagcaggcgACTGAGCCAGGCCGGGTTTCTTCGGAGGGATGGGCGGAGGGTTCCCTCTTTCTGCCCTCGGAATGGTCGGTGACTTGATTCCGGGAGACAGGGGGCTGAGCGGGCTGGAAACCTTGGCAGGGcttgggcagtgcccagcctcggctctggggctgccagcaCCGGCCAGGCTGCGGTAGTCCGTGCCGAAAGGGGAGCTGTTGGGGGACACAGGCTTGATGGGGCCCTGCTGGCTGGTGAACCTGGACAGCACCTGGGTGACCGTGTTGCGGGCCAGCTGCTTGGCAGCAGAGTTGTCTGCCAGGGTGGGGGACAGGTCCCGGGACGGGGGGCTCTGCAGGCCCCccggctgctgctcctgctctgcctgggactGGAACTTGTGCCTGGCCGCGTGGAAACGCTGGTTGATGCCCACCTGGTAGGAGGACTGGtagccagggctgctggcagaggctCCCACCAAGCGTTTGGCCAGCActggtgaggagcagggagaaggggtgagggaggaggcagctgtgctgctgggggacagggacgCCCCGGCAGAGGGGAGCTGGTGCACCGGTGACTCTGTTCTTACAGGGGAGCTTCCGTTCTCCGCTGCACTctccggggctgcagcagctttcTCCCTGGGAGCTTGGCTCTCTGCAGCACCCGTCTCCCCCTCTGTGTCACAGTGCCCGTTGGATTTTGCATAGGAATGAGCAGGTGCAGGGGGGCTGGCAAACACGGCGtgaacagctctgctgctgctggcaggggctgctcgCTCTGCCTGCAGGCCCTCGGTCTGGCAGGACACAGACTTCACTGGGGCACTGTCAGTTGTGACCCCCCTGGATGTCACCGAGGGGCTGGGATGCACGGGCTTGGAGGGACTGTGCTCCTGGCAAGAAGCCTCCAGCTCTTTCAGGGCGTTCTTCAGACATTCCACCTCTTCTTTGAGTGCTTTTGTACGGTTTTCTTCTCTGTTCAGCTTAGCTTTCAGCTGCTCTCTTTCAATGTCAAACTCTGAGAGCTGCTTTTCTACTTGTGCttccatctgcaggccccgctTCCTCTTGGCTGCGAGCTCCTCTTCCAGTTTACTCACCTtactcttctccttttccaatTTCAAGCTCAGTTCTGCTGTCTTCTGGCCCTCTTCAGCTGCTTTGGCAGTGGCTTTCTTGCACTCCACAACAAGCATGGAGGACACTTGCTTGTGGCGTGCCCTTTCCTCCTCCAACTGGCTCGACAGCTTCTTCAGCTCTTTCTCGAACTTTTTCCCTTGGGACTTTTCAAACTCCACCTGGAAATTAAGAACAAAAGAGATTTTTAGGGTACCATAAAACCTCCTGAAAGCAAATGAAGGGCAGCACCCCAAAAGGGAACAGGTTTACTGTGTATCTTGGAGAAATTACAAGGTAAAAAATGACAATAACTAAGAAAGAGGTTATTGCACCAGAAATCAGCAAAATAGTCCGGTACAACTCAGCTTGCACACAGTAACAATTATTACTTCCTAGTGGTTTTATCCTGTGTGAAATTCGACTGGCCTTTAGTGAGACACACACCCAGTCTGCCATGTACTGACAGAACAAGCAAAGCTTCCTTCCACCTCATTTACCACTTTGTCAGTTTGCCTTTTAAAGGCATTTAGGCTTTAAAATGCTGATGTGTTATGTATGCTTAACAAAGGCTACAGGCTTGGGTAACAGAAAACAGTGGCTTAAATATTTATTAGCATCTCTGAACAACACCCCCAGGAGATCTTCCATGACTTACTCTGAATTTTGAGTACTGCAGTGAGCTATCAAGTGTAAATGCAATCCTGTCCTTCCCAACCCCTCGGATTTCAGGCTGAAGTAAGATTTCAAAGCATTTGATCGCCCATTAATACCTTTC
This region includes:
- the CTTNBP2NL gene encoding CTTNBP2 N-terminal-like protein; protein product: MNLEKLSKPELLTLFSILEGELEARDLVIEALKAQHRDTFIEERYGKYNISDPLMALQRDFETLKEGNHGEKQPVCSNPLSILKVVMKHCKNMQERMLSQLAAAESRHRKVILDLEEERQRHAQDTAEGDDVTYMLEKERERLTQQVEFEKSQGKKFEKELKKLSSQLEEERARHKQVSSMLVVECKKATAKAAEEGQKTAELSLKLEKEKSKVSKLEEELAAKRKRGLQMEAQVEKQLSEFDIEREQLKAKLNREENRTKALKEEVECLKNALKELEASCQEHSPSKPVHPSPSVTSRGVTTDSAPVKSVSCQTEGLQAERAAPASSSRAVHAVFASPPAPAHSYAKSNGHCDTEGETGAAESQAPREKAAAAPESAAENGSSPVRTESPVHQLPSAGASLSPSSTAASSLTPSPCSSPVLAKRLVGASASSPGYQSSYQVGINQRFHAARHKFQSQAEQEQQPGGLQSPPSRDLSPTLADNSAAKQLARNTVTQVLSRFTSQQGPIKPVSPNSSPFGTDYRSLAGAGSPRAEAGHCPSPAKVSSPLSPLSPGIKSPTIPRAERGNPPPIPPKKPGLAQSPAAPAPLSKASQASSLGAPMDVASSCSSSTVVSNGKDLEILLPSSS